CGGTCCACACCCGCCGCCATCGCCTGCAAGTCGGCACCAATGCTGTCGGTCAGCGACATCGCGCCACCCTCCGGCTCCGAGTCCATATGGATCCGTGGCAACGATTCCGAGCGGCTCCAGGCCCAAGAGCCGCAGGCCTCGGCGGCAGCCCTCCGCCGGCTTTGAACGCAGGCTCAGGTCACCACGCGGACGGCGGGCCAACGTTGGGCGGGGCGGTGGCGGGCGAGTCGCTGCTGCGAGATCTCCGGGCTGACCCTGGTCGGGTTGCGCCGCCACACCCCGTCGAGCAGGTCGTCGAGGCCATGCGGCGCGCATACCGAAATCTGGTCGTGCGTGTCGAGGCGGACGGCCACGGCGGTGGCGTACTCGGGCCAGGTGGTGACCGCGTCGGCGATGGTGCGCAACGGCGCCCGTCGCCGGAGCACCCCCACGTGCGTGGGGAGGACGTGGCCAACCGGTGGCGTACCCGGGCAGCGCCTCCGGAGCACCCCCAAGTGCGTGGGGAGGACGGTGTCGGTGGGTCTCGATGGGTCCCGGTGGGCGGAGCACCCCCACGTGCGTGGGGAGGACGGCGCCACCACGGCGTCGGCCGCCGGCTTCGACGGAGCACCCCCACGTGCGTGGGGAGGACGTCGGTCAGCTCCCGGTTGAGGTCCCGGACGCCGGAGCACCCCCACGTGCGTGGGGAGGACGCGAGGTGGGCCTGCCAGTAGGCGCGCACCGACGGAGCACCCCCACGTGCGTGGGGAGGACCTGCCGTACCCGTCGGTCAGCCAGTACGAGTTCGGAGCACCCCCACGTGCGTGGGGAGGACGCGCTCGGGCAGGCTCACATCATGGGGAGGTTCGGAGCACCCCCACGTGCGTGGGGAGGACACTTCGCGACCTGGGGTTTTACCAGCCCTCTGGCCAGATGGTCTCGGGGGGCGGGGCGGCAGCGTCTGGG
This genomic interval from Micromonospora coxensis contains the following:
- a CDS encoding nucleotidyltransferase family protein; the encoded protein is MRTIADAVTTWPEYATAVAVRLDTHDQISVCAPHGLDDLLDGVWRRNPTRVSPEISQQRLARHRPAQRWPAVRVVT